The stretch of DNA TGAACCAGTTAGtccagttgatcctgttagaccagttgatcctgttTGACCTGGTGAACCTGTTGAACCAGTTGAACCTGTTAGTccagttgatcctgttaaaCCAGTTGAACCAGTTAGTCCAGTTGAACCTGTTAGtccagttgatcctgttagacCTGTTGAACCAGTTagaccagttgatcctgttaaaCCAGTTGAGCCAGTTAAACCAGTTGAACCTGTTAGACCGGTTGAGCCAGTTAGACCTGTTGAACCTGTTAGTCCAGTTaaaccagttgatcctgttagacCAGTTGAACCTGTTAGTCCAGTTGAACCAGTTAGACCTGTTGAACCAGTTagaccagttgatcctgttagaccagttgatcctgttagaccagttgatcctgttagaccagttgatcctgttagacCAGGTGAACCTGTTGAGCCAGTTaaaccagttgatcctgttagaccagttgatcctgttagacCAGGTGAACCTGTTGAGCCAGTTAAACCAGTCGATCCTGTTAGACCTGTGGATCCTGTTGGACCAGTTGAGCCAGTTAGGCCTGTTGAACCTGTTAGTCCAGTTAAACCAGTTGATCCTATTAAACCAGTTGATCCAGTTAGACCTGTTGAACCAGTTaaaccagttgatcctgttagacCAGTTGAACCTGTTAGtccagttgatcctgttagacCAGTTGAACCTGCTAAACCAGTTGATCCAGTGagaccagttgatcctgttagaccagttgatcctgttagacCAGGAACACCTGTTGAACCAGTTaaaccagttgatcctgttagacCAGTTGATCCAGTTGgaccagttgatcctgttagaccagttgaaccagttgatcctgttaaaccagttgatcctgttagacCAGTTGAGCCAGTTAGGCCTGTTGATCCTGTTAGACCAGTTGAACCTGTTAGACCAAGTGAACCTGTTGAACCAGTTaaaccagttgatcctgttaaaCCAGTTGAACCTGTTAGtccagttgatcctgttagacCAGTTGAACCTGTTAAACCAGTTGATCCAATGagaccagttgatcctgttagacCAGGAACACCTGTTGAACCAATTaaaccagttgatcctgttagaccagttgaaccagttgatcctgttaaaCCAGTTGATCCAGTTAGTCCAGTTGAACCTGTTAGtccagttgatcctgttagacCAGTGGAGCCAGTTAGGCCTGTTGAACCTGTTAGTCCAATTaaaccagttgatcctgttagaccagttgatcctgttaaaCCAGTTGATCCAGTGagaccagttgatcctgttagaccagttgatcctgttaaaCCAATTGATCCAGTGagaccagttgatcctgttagtccagttgatcctgttagacCAGTTGAACCAGTTAGACCAGGTGAACCTGTTGAACCAGTTaaaccagttgatcctgttagtCCAGGGTCACCAGTTAGTCCAGTTGAACCTGTTagaccagttgatcctgttTGACCAGTTGAACCTATTAGTCCTGTTGATCCTGTTAGACCAGTTGAACCAGTTAGACCAGTTGAACCTGTTAGACCAGTTGAGCCAGTTAAACCAGTTGAACCAGTTAGACCTGTAGATCCTGTTAGACCAGTTGAGCCAGTTAGGCCTGTTGAACCTGTTAGTCCAGTTaaaccagttgatcctgttagacCTGTTGATCCTATTAAACCAGTTGAGCCAGTTAGACCTGTTGATCCTGTTaaaccagttgatcctgttagacCAGTTGAACCTGTTAGACCAAGTGAACCTGTTGAACCAGTTGaaccagttgatcctgttagacCAGTTGAACCTGTTAATCCAGTTGTTCCTGTTAGACCAGTTGAACCTGTTAAACCAGTTGATCCAGTGagaccagttgatcctgttagaccagttgatcctgttagacCAGCAACACCTGTTGAACCAGTTaaaccagttgatcctgttagacCAGTTGATCCAGTTAGACCAGTTGATCCTGTCAGACCAGTTGAGccagttgatcctgttaaaCCAGTTGATCCAGTTAGTCCAGTTGAACCTGTTAGtccagttgatcctgttagacCAGTGGAGCCAGTTAGGCCTGTTGAACCTGCTAGTCCAGTTaaaccagttgatcctgttagaccagttgatcctgttaaaCCAGTTGATCCAGTTAAACCAGTTGATCCAGTGagaccagttgatcctgttagaccagttgatcctgttagacCAGGAACACCTGTTGAACCAGTTaaaccagttgatcctgttagacCAGTTGAGCCAATTagaccagttgatcctgttaaaCCAGGTGAACCTGTTGATCCAGTTAGACCTGTTGATCCTGTTAGtccagttgatcctgttagacCAGTTGATCCAGTTAGTCCAGTTGAACCTGTTAGtccagttgatcctgttagacCAGTGGAGCCAGTTAGGCCTGTTGAACCTGTTAGTCCAGTTaaaccagttgatcctgttagaccagttgatcctgttaaaCCAGTTGTTCCAGTGaaaccagttgatcctgttagacCAGTGGAGCCAGTTAGGCCTGTTGAACCTGTTAGTCCAGTTaaaccagttgatcctgttagcccagttgatcctgttaaaCCAGGTGAACCTGTTGATCCAGTTAGACCAGTTGATCCAGTTAGACCAGTTGAGCCAGTTAGCccagttgatcctgttaaaCCAGGTGAACCTGTTGATCCAGTTAGACCAGTTGAGCCAGTTagaccagttgatcctgttaaaCCAGGTGAGCCTGTTGATCCAGTTAGACCTGTTGAACCTGTTAGTCCAGTTAAACCAGTTGATCCAGTTAAACCAGTTGAACCTGTTAGACCAGGTAACCCTGTTGAGCCAGTTaaaccagttgatcctgttagacCAGTTGAGCCAGTTAGCccagttgatcctgttaaaCCAGGTGAACCTGTTGATCCAGTTaaaccagttgatcctgttagacCAGTTGAGCCAATTagaccagttgatcctgttaaaCCAGGTGAACCTGTTGATCCAGTTAGACCTGTTGATCCTGTTAGtccagttgatcctgttagacCAGTTGATCCAGTTAGTCCAGTTGAACCTGTTAAACCAGGTGAACCTGTTGATCCAGTTaaaccagttgatcctgttagacCAGTTGAGCCAATTagaccagttgatcctgttaaaCCAGGTGAACCTGTTGATCCAGTTAGACCAGTTGAACCTGATGAACCAATTaaaccagttgatcctgttagaccagttgatcctgttaaaCCAGTTGATCCTGTGAGACCAGAAACACCTGTTGaaccagttgatcctgttagacCAGTTGAGCCAATTAGACCTGTTGATCCTGTTaaaccagttgatcctgttagaccagtagatcctgttagaccagttgaacctgttgaaccagttaaaccagttgatcctgttaaaCCAGCTGATCCAGTTagaccagttgatcctgttagacCAGGTAACCCTGTTGAGCCAGTTAAACCAATTGATCCTGTTAGACCAGTTGAGCCAGTTAGCccagttgatcctgttaaaCCAGGTGAACCTGTTGATCCAGTTAGACCAGTTGATCCAGTTAGACCAGTTGAGCCAGTTAGCccagttgatcctgttaaaCCAGGTGAACCTGTTGATCCAGTTagaccagttgatcctgttagacCAGTTGAGCCTGTTGAACCAGTTaaaccagttgatcctgttagacCAGTTGGGCCAGTTagaccagttgatcctgttaaaCCAGGTGAACCTGTTGATCCAGTTagaccagttgatcctgttagacCAGTTGAGCCTGTTGAACCAGTTaaaccagttgatcctgttagaccagttgagccagttagaccagttgatcctgttaaaCCAGGTGAGCCTGTTGAACCAGTTAGACCTGTTGAACCTGTTaaaccagttgatcctgttagaccagttgatcctgttagacCAGGTGAACCTGTTGAACCAGTTAAACCAGTAGATCCTGTTAGACCAGTTGAGCCAGTTAGACCTGTTGATCCTGTTaaaccagttgatcctgttagaccagtagatcctgttagaccagttgaacctgttgaaccagttaaaccagttgatcctgttaaaCCAGCTGATCCAGTTagaccagttgatcctgttagaccagttgatcctgttagacCAGGAACACCTGTTGAACCAGTTAAACCAGTTGATCCAGTTAGACCAGTTGAACCTGTTAGACCAGGTAACCCTGTTGAGCCAGTTAAACCAATTGATCCTGTTAGACCAGTTGAGCCAGTTAGCccagttgatcctgttaaaCCAGGTGAACCTGTTGATCCAGTTAGACCAGTTGATCCAGTTAGACCAGTTGAGCCAGTTAGCccagttgatcctgttaaaCCAGGTGAACCTGTTGATCCAGTTagaccagttgatcctgttagacCAGTTGAGCCTGTTGAACCAGTTaaaccagttgatcctgttagacCAGTTGGGCCAGTTagaccagttgatcctgttaaaCCAGGTGAACCTGTTGATCCAGTTagaccagttgatcctgttagacCAGTTGAGCCTGTTGAACCAGTTaaaccagttgatcctgttagaccagttgagccagttagaccagttgatcctgttaaaCCAGGTGAGCCTGTTGAACCAGTTAGACCTGTTGAACCTGTTaaaccagttgatcctgttagaccagttgatcctgttagacCAGGTGAACCTGTTGAACCAGTTAAACCAGTAGATCCTGTTAGACCAGTTGAGCCAGTTAGACCTGTTGATCCTGTTaaaccagttgatcctgttagaccagtagatcctgttagaccagttgaacctgttgaaccagttaaaccagttgatcctgttagaccagttgatcctgttaaaCCAGCTGATCCAGTTagaccagttgatcctgttagaccagttgatcctgttagacCAGGAACACCTGTTGAACCAGTTAAACCAGTTGATCCAGTTAGACCAGTTGAACCTGTTAGACCAGGTGACCCTGTTGAGCCAGTTAAACCAGTTGATCCAGTTAGACCAGTTGAGCCAGTTAGCCCAGTTGATCCTGTTGAACCAGGTGAACCTGTTGATCCAGTTagaccagttgatcctgttagacCAGTTGAGCCTGTTGAACCAGTTAAcccagttgatcctgttagaccagttgagccagttagaccagttgatcctgttaaaCCAGGTGAGCCTGTTGATCCAGTTAGACCTGTTGAACCTGTTAGTCCAGTTaaaccagttgatcctgttagaccagttgatcctgttaaaCCAGTTGATCCAGTGagaccagttgatcctgttaaaCCAGGTGAACCTGTTGATCCAGTTAGACCAGTTGAACCTGTTGAACCAATTaaaccagttgatcctgttagaccagttgatcctgttagaccagttgatcctgttaaaCCAGTTGATCCTGTGAGACCAGAAACACCTGTTGaaccagttgatcctgttagacCAGTTGAGCCAATTAGACCTGTTGATCCTGTTaaaccagttgatcctgttagaccagtagatcctgttagaccagttgaacctgttgaaccagttaaaccagttgatcctgttagaccagttgatcctgttaaaCCAGCTGATCCAGTTagaccagttgatcctgttagaccagttgatcctgttagacCAGGAACACCTGTTGAACCAGTTAAACCAGTTGATCCAGTTAGACCAGTTGAACCTGTTAGACCAGGTAACCCTGTTGAGCCAGTTaaaccagttgatcctgttagaccagttgagccagttagaccagttgatcctgttaaaCCAGGTGAGCCTGTTGATCCAGTTagaccagttgatcctgttagaccagttgatcctgttagacCAGGTGAACCTGTTGAACCAGTTAAACCAGTAGATCCTGTTagaccagttgatcctgttagacCAGGAACACCTGTTGAACCAGTTAAACCAGTTGATCCAGTTAGACCAGTTGAACCTGTTAGACCAGGTAACCCCGTTGAGCCAGTTaaaccagttgatcctgttagacCAGTTGAGCCAGTTAGCccagttgatcctgttaaaCCAGGTGAACCTGTTGATCCAGTTAGACCAGTTGATCCAGTTAGACCAGTTGAGCCAGTTAGCccagttgatcctgttaaaCCAGGTGAACCCGTTGATCCAGTTagaccagttgatcctgttagacCAGTTGAGCCTGTTGAACCAGTTaaaccagttgatcctgttagacCAGTTGAGCCAGTTTGCccagttgatcctgttaaaCCAGGTGAACCTGTTGATCCAGTTagaccagttgatcctgttagacCAGTTGAGCCTGTTGAACCAGTTaaaccagttgatcctgttagacCAGTTGGGCCAGTTagaccagttgatcctgttaaaCCAGGTGAACCTGTTGATCCAGTTagaccagttgatcctgttagacCAGTTGAGCCTGTTGAACCAGTTaaaccagttgatcctgttagacCAGTTGAGCCAGTTAGACCAGTCGATCCCGTTAGACCAGGTGAACCAGTTGAACCAGTTAGACCAGTTGAACCTGTTAGACCAGTCGATCCTGTTAGACCAGGTGAACCTGTTGAACCAGTTAAACCAGTAGATCCTGTTAGACCAGTTGAGCCAGTTAAACCAGGTGAACCTGTTGAGCCAGTTaaaccagttgatcctgttGGTCCAGGGTCACCAGTTAGTCCAGTAGATCCTGTCAGACCAGTTGACCCAGTTAGACCTGTTGAACCTGTTagaccagttgatcctgttagacCAGTTGATCCAGTTAAACCAGATGAACCTGTTGAACCAGTTGAACCAGTTAGGCCTGTTGATCCTGTAAGACCAGTTGAACCAATTAGGCCTGTTGAACCAGTTAGGCCAGTTGAACCAGTCAGACCTGTTGATCCTGCTAGACCAGTTGAACCAGTTAGACCAGTTGAACCTGTTAGACCAGTCGATCCCGTTAGACCAGGTGAACCTGTTGAACCAGTTAGACCAGTTGAACCTGTTAGACCCGTTGATCCAGTTAGTCCAGTTGAACCAGTTAGACCTGTTGATCCTGCTAGACCAGTTGAACCTGTTagaccagttgatcctgttagacCAGTTGAACCAGTTAGACCAGTTGAACCTGTTAGACCAGTCGATCCTGTTAGACCAGGTGAACCTGTTGAACCAGTTAAACCAGTAGATCCTGTTAGACCAGTTGAGCCAGTTAAACCAGGTGAACCTGTTGAGCCAGTTaaaccagttgatcctgttagacCAGTTGAGCCAGTTAGACCAGTTGAACCAGTTAGACCTGTTGATCCCGTTAAACCTGTTGATCCTGTTAGtccagttgatcctgttagaccagttgatcctgttagacCAGGTGAACCTGTTGATCCAGTTAGACCTGTTGATCCTGTTAGTCCAGGGTCACCAGTTAGtccagttgatcctgttagtccagttgatcctgttagacCAGTTGATCCTATTAGACCAGATGAACCTGTTGAGCCAGTTaaaccagttgatcctgttagacCAGTTGAGCCAGTTAGACCTGTTGATCCCGTTAAACCTGTTGATCCTGCTAGACCAGTCGATCCTGTTAGtccagttgatcctgttagacCAGTTGAGCCAGTTAGACCAGGGGAACCCGTTGAACCAGTTAGtccagttgatcctgttagaccagttgatcctgttagacCGGTTGAACCTGTTAGTCCAGTTGATCCTGTTCGtccagttgatcctgttagtccagttgatcctgttagacCACGTGAACCTGTTGAACCAGTTAGGCCTGTTGAACCTGTTAGTccagttgatcctgttaaaCCAGTCGAACCAGTTAGTCCAGTTGAACCTGTTAGCCCAATGGTTCCTGTTTCTCCCGCTATTCCTGTTGAGCCTGTGAGACCAGTTAAGCCTGTCAGTccagttgatcctgttaaaCCAGTTGATCCTGGTAGACCAGTAGCTCCTGTTTCTCCCGCTCTTCCTGTTGAACCTGCGAGACCTGTTGTGCCAGTTGGTCCAGTTGAACCAGTTGAGCCTGTTGAGCCCGAAGCACCTGTGAGACCAGTTGGACCCAGTTGACCTGGCGATCCTGCAAGCCCGCTGGATCCGCTTTCACCTCTTCGGCCACTTGAACCTGTTGCTCCAGTCGCTCCCGGATTACCTGCCGATCCTGACTGTCCGGTTGCTCCTAAATTAATGCGCAGAACTGTTAAGTTTCCTTCCCACTATTTTTTGCTCACCTATATGTTATATCCTATTTGTTACCTATATGTTATATCTTATATGTTACCTATATGTTATACCCTAAATGTTACCTATATGTTATATCTTATACGTCACCTATATGTTATATCCTATATGTTAACCATATGTTATATCCTATATGTTACCTATATGTTATATCCTATATGTTACCTATATGTTATATCCTATATGTTATATCCTATATGTTATCTATATGTTATatccgtaaaacctctaattcaACGCcttcatttgaacgccacttttatttgGCTGCCACTTGGACATTCTTTtatctttacaatttagaatctTTGATTCTTTGATCTTGTCTAATGATGTTTATGACATTTTTTCATCTCtacttcttttttatttttaccaacTTTAAGAGCGagtgatcaatagaaaagtgttcacaTAATCGTACTATTAATGATTttgttacatcaataataattagaAATAAGCAATAGTTCTTGTGCTTGTCATACATTAACAGCTAATGTTTATGCATTTGCAGATTATATCTGAGCTATTTAGTTTGAAAGTCATTTTCAGTTAAATCTTTTGTATTGATAAACTCACGCTCACCTGTAAACTCTGTTCACAGTGTGACAATGCTCTAAAACATGGTAGGCCTAGTATGGCTGCAACTATGGACACACGCTGAACAGACTAGTGATAGCATCAGTGTATGTATCATAtctaaaaggttgacttgcaacaaaattcacattacagttatttggtatcataagattcaccatgtcttactctgttgtgttgtaggtgcaaaattaCAAActctttaaagctaaaaaacgaacagttaatcgcagccacacgagaccgccgtagtttggattcgctttccaaaacggctcaaatgggacgtacttGTTACAAGATTGTTTCTGttaacactttcatgcaacctcattcgtcgaaatattttcacaaatatacttcaggcattcaataaaaccatgtctattgttcttacgcctctgttttatcgtcattgtaatgctgtcacttttagcactgatatcttttaatttaccgtaaaaaatcgttaaactttttaaccttagctcgaaggagtacatatcattgtctgataatcatgacgagcctgttggtcacctgtgataatcgaaaagtgctgcaaaaatgattttcgaagtattgggtcacatgatcagattacgacttgacgattagtccaagccgaaataaaactgtaaagtagcgagcatctatatttgatacggggtcttcggtacaacccgaagtgtttgtcataaactagtgctatgataagttta from Watersipora subatra chromosome 2, tzWatSuba1.1, whole genome shotgun sequence encodes:
- the LOC137387257 gene encoding titin-like encodes the protein MGSAVLPLVLFLSTSLRIGSGEISRDTVDRRHLLVPRGKYFQYSLAKNETVEFVKRIEGGPPWIYYDEACHCLRGVPLDNLELAHHTQIITTNRQCIHCQTLTLILEVSGTDHTPDVITAMYTRCKVQDNPISIVLRFGLPAILKNEQRVLLLKDLAEQLNIDIGLLKMSPRMSYVNVMQSGAGEAISSGALLERTVDVSWFLACNEQYLLYAIAKNAIKLGDFGLLTQDDRKWRRVYIALALLIPGGPCAPRLPFGPQIPLAPRGPVAPVEPVRPVTPVEPVSPIAPVEPLKPVEPVIPVDPVRPVDPVSPVDPVRPVEPVRPVDPVKPVDPVSPVDPVIPVDPVKPGEPVEPITPVEPVSPVDPVRPVDPVRPGEPVEPVKPVEPVSPVDPVKPVEPVSPVEPVKPVDPVSPGSPVSPVDPVSPVDPVRPVEPVRPVDPVKPVDPVSPVDPVIPVDPVKPVEPVSPVDPVKPVEPVSPVEPVSPVDPVRPVEPVRPVDPVKPVEPVKPVEPVRPVEPVRPVEPVSPVKPVDPVRPVEPVSPVEPVRPVEPVRPVDPVRPVDPVRPVDPVRPVDPVRPGEPVEPVKPVDPVRPVDPVRPGEPVEPVKPVDPVRPVDPVGPVEPVRPVEPVSPVKPVDPIKPVDPVRPVEPVKPVDPVRPVEPVSPVDPVRPVEPAKPVDPVRPVDPVRPVDPVRPGTPVEPVKPVDPVRPVDPVGPVDPVRPVEPVDPVKPVDPVRPVEPVRPVDPVRPVEPVRPSEPVEPVKPVDPVKPVEPVSPVDPVRPVEPVKPVDPMRPVDPVRPGTPVEPIKPVDPVRPVEPVDPVKPVDPVSPVEPVSPVDPVRPVEPVRPVEPVSPIKPVDPVRPVDPVKPVDPVRPVDPVRPVDPVKPIDPVRPVDPVSPVDPVRPVEPVRPVEPISPVDPVRPVEPVRPVEPVRPVEPVKPVEPVRPVDPVRPVEPVRPVEPVSPVKPVDPVRPVDPIKPVEPVRPVDPVKPVDPVRPVEPVRPSEPVEPVEPVDPVRPVEPVNPVVPVRPVEPVKPVDPVRPVDPVRPVDPVRPATPVEPVKPVDPVRPVDPVRPVDPVRPVEPVDPVKPVDPVSPVEPVSPVDPVRPVEPVRPVEPASPVKPVDPVRPVDPVKPVDPVKPVDPVRPVDPVRPVDPVRPGTPVEPVKPVDPVRPVEPIRPVDPVKPGEPVDPVRPVDPVSPVDPVRPVDPVSPVEPVSPVDPVRPVEPVRPVEPVSPVKPVDPVRPVDPVKPVVPVKPVDPVRPVEPVRPVEPVSPVKPVDPVSPVDPVKPGEPVDPVRPVDPVRPVEPVSPVDPVKPGEPVDPVRPVEPVRPVDPVKPGEPVDPVRPVEPVSPVKPVDPVKPVEPVRPGNPVEPVKPVDPVRPVEPVSPVDPVKPGEPVDPVKPVDPVRPVEPIRPVDPVKPGEPVDPVRPVDPVSPVDPVRPVDPVSPVEPVKPGEPVDPVKPVDPVRPVEPIRPVDPVKPGEPVDPVRPVEPDEPIKPVDPVRPVDPVKPVDPVRPETPVEPVDPVRPVEPIRPVDPVKPVDPVRPVDPVRPVEPVEPVKPVDPVKPADPVRPVDPVRPGNPVEPVKPIDPVRPVEPVSPVDPVKPGEPVDPVRPVDPVRPVEPVSPVDPVKPGEPVDPVRPVDPVRPVEPVEPVKPVDPVRPVGPVRPVDPVKPGEPVDPVRPVDPVRPVEPVEPVKPVDPVRPVEPVRPVDPVKPGEPVEPVRPVEPVKPVDPVRPVDPVRPGEPVEPVKPVDPVRPVEPVRPVDPVKPVDPVRPVDPVRPVEPVEPVKPVDPVKPADPVRPVDPVRPVDPVRPGTPVEPVKPVDPVRPVEPVRPGNPVEPVKPIDPVRPVEPVSPVDPVKPGEPVDPVRPVDPVRPVEPVSPVDPVKPGEPVDPVRPVDPVRPVEPVEPVKPVDPVRPVGPVRPVDPVKPGEPVDPVRPVDPVRPVEPVEPVKPVDPVRPVEPVRPVDPVKPGEPVEPVRPVEPVKPVDPVRPVDPVRPGEPVEPVKPVDPVRPVEPVRPVDPVKPVDPVRPVDPVRPVEPVEPVKPVDPVRPVDPVKPADPVRPVDPVRPVDPVRPGTPVEPVKPVDPVRPVEPVRPGDPVEPVKPVDPVRPVEPVSPVDPVEPGEPVDPVRPVDPVRPVEPVEPVNPVDPVRPVEPVRPVDPVKPGEPVDPVRPVEPVSPVKPVDPVRPVDPVKPVDPVRPVDPVKPGEPVDPVRPVEPVEPIKPVDPVRPVDPVRPVDPVKPVDPVRPETPVEPVDPVRPVEPIRPVDPVKPVDPVRPVDPVRPVEPVEPVKPVDPVRPVDPVKPADPVRPVDPVRPVDPVRPGTPVEPVKPVDPVRPVEPVRPGNPVEPVKPVDPVRPVEPVRPVDPVKPGEPVDPVRPVDPVRPVDPVRPGEPVEPVKPVDPVRPVDPVRPGTPVEPVKPVDPVRPVEPVRPGNPVEPVKPVDPVRPVEPVSPVDPVKPGEPVDPVRPVDPVRPVEPVSPVDPVKPGEPVDPVRPVDPVRPVEPVEPVKPVDPVRPVEPVCPVDPVKPGEPVDPVRPVDPVRPVEPVEPVKPVDPVRPVGPVRPVDPVKPGEPVDPVRPVDPVRPVEPVEPVKPVDPVRPVEPVRPVDPVRPGEPVEPVRPVEPVRPVDPVRPGEPVEPVKPVDPVRPVEPVKPGEPVEPVKPVDPVGPGSPVSPVDPVRPVDPVRPVEPVRPVDPVRPVDPVKPDEPVEPVEPVRPVDPVRPVEPIRPVEPVRPVEPVRPVDPARPVEPVRPVEPVRPVDPVRPGEPVEPVRPVEPVRPVDPVSPVEPVRPVDPARPVEPVRPVDPVRPVEPVRPVEPVRPVDPVRPGEPVEPVKPVDPVRPVEPVKPGEPVEPVKPVDPVRPVEPVRPVEPVRPVDPVKPVDPVSPVDPVRPVDPVRPGEPVDPVRPVDPVSPGSPVSPVDPVSPVDPVRPVDPIRPDEPVEPVKPVDPVRPVEPVRPVDPVKPVDPARPVDPVSPVDPVRPVEPVRPGEPVEPVSPVDPVRPVDPVRPVEPVSPVDPVRPVDPVSPVDPVRPREPVEPVRPVEPVSPVDPVKPVEPVSPVEPVSPMVPVSPAIPVEPVRPVKPVSPVDPVKPVDPGRPVAPVSPALPVEPARPVVPVGPVEPVEPVEPEAPVRPVGPS